A genome region from Rhodohalobacter mucosus includes the following:
- a CDS encoding UPF0182 family protein → MNTRLLKIIGLIAIPLIILSISSSWIFEWMWLSELGYTEIFWTLKGTQIILVLLSFLVAAVYFIFNFRFLAGQLQYANLSASPLQGSNINIGSDFVLKRIRQFFTLGALVFALFFALSFYLRWDESLRFISSMPVGEADPLFGKDVGFYMFRLPFWDMIQGSLVSVSFITTALLALAYIFSGLLMVKSPTSFDARSSVLNHLKVNIAIWLLFLAWGFWLARYKLVLNTGGLVYGATYTDVAIHLPALWILFVLTLLIAVVMLVGYKLKANKIVPIAAGLILIVLVVGRGLLPGMVQQFQVVPNELELETPYLESNIEMTRLAYNLHTIREIDYQAEDTLGIADIRNNQDAVDNIRLWDPRLLINTYKQLQEIRSYYEFYNVDNDRYTVDGKVTQMMLAAREIARELPSQSDTWQNRHMQYTHGFGMVMSPVTEANSQGEPNMIVRNIPPAADSPELEVENPAIYYGENSSGYYIVNTELDELHYPDGNENVYINYDGTGGIQFSSYFRKLLFAWELGDINILLTDDILPESRLQIWRSVQERVNRITPFLTLDRDPYLVMQDGRLFWIQDAYTTSSSFPYSQPYNNRFNYIRNSVKIVIDAYNGSVDYYMIDEEDPVLEVYRSIFPDLFKPASEIPAGLEEHFRYPQDLFEVQLEIFNRYHMTRPQVFYNQEDLWERPNEKYGGRQVIMEPYYVLARLPGEEKLEFMLISPLTPENRDNMISWIAAKSDPGSYGELVVYRLPKERLIYGPAQIDARIDQDPEISRQIALWDQRGSRVIRGNLMVIPIEDSFLYVEPVFLLAEGVDIPQLQRVIVSIGDNISMQPTIEQAIFDIFGQSDEFVLPGVEPIAADSLTGIQLPEQAVSTITARQLEEIQTLWSDMRSALEDGNWTRYGELLAELDELINNL, encoded by the coding sequence ATGAATACACGTTTACTTAAAATCATTGGTCTCATCGCGATTCCTTTGATCATTCTATCGATTTCATCCAGCTGGATCTTTGAATGGATGTGGCTTTCCGAACTTGGCTACACCGAAATCTTCTGGACACTGAAAGGCACTCAGATCATCCTGGTACTTCTCTCTTTCCTGGTCGCTGCCGTCTACTTCATCTTCAATTTCAGATTTCTTGCCGGTCAACTGCAATATGCCAACCTGAGTGCATCCCCGCTGCAGGGATCAAATATCAACATCGGCAGCGATTTTGTTCTCAAACGTATTCGCCAGTTCTTTACGCTTGGCGCCCTGGTTTTCGCACTCTTTTTTGCGCTCAGCTTTTATCTTCGGTGGGATGAATCCCTGCGGTTTATCAGCAGCATGCCGGTTGGTGAGGCAGATCCGCTTTTTGGCAAGGACGTGGGATTTTACATGTTTCGCCTGCCATTCTGGGATATGATTCAGGGTTCACTCGTTTCCGTATCGTTTATTACCACGGCTCTTCTTGCGCTTGCCTATATCTTCTCAGGGCTTCTGATGGTCAAATCGCCAACATCATTTGATGCAAGATCATCCGTTCTCAATCACCTTAAGGTGAATATTGCCATATGGCTCCTCTTTCTGGCCTGGGGCTTCTGGCTTGCCCGCTACAAGCTGGTACTGAACACCGGAGGGCTTGTTTACGGCGCAACCTATACCGATGTAGCCATTCATCTGCCCGCGCTCTGGATTCTATTTGTGCTCACGCTGCTCATTGCAGTCGTAATGCTTGTGGGGTACAAGCTCAAGGCGAATAAGATTGTACCGATAGCAGCCGGACTGATCCTGATTGTGCTGGTTGTTGGAAGGGGCCTGCTGCCGGGAATGGTTCAGCAGTTTCAGGTTGTGCCAAACGAGCTTGAGCTCGAAACCCCTTACCTGGAATCCAATATTGAAATGACGCGGCTTGCATACAACCTCCATACTATTCGGGAAATTGATTATCAGGCAGAAGACACGCTTGGTATAGCGGATATCCGAAACAATCAGGATGCGGTTGACAATATCCGGCTGTGGGACCCCCGGCTGCTCATCAATACCTACAAGCAGCTTCAGGAAATCAGGTCGTACTATGAATTTTACAATGTGGACAACGACCGTTACACCGTAGACGGCAAAGTTACACAAATGATGCTTGCAGCAAGGGAAATTGCGCGGGAACTGCCCAGCCAGTCCGATACCTGGCAAAACCGGCATATGCAGTATACCCACGGATTCGGAATGGTGATGAGCCCTGTTACCGAAGCCAACAGCCAGGGCGAACCCAACATGATTGTGAGGAATATCCCCCCGGCCGCCGACTCACCTGAACTTGAAGTTGAAAACCCCGCGATCTACTATGGGGAAAACAGCTCGGGATACTATATTGTAAACACAGAGCTGGACGAACTCCACTATCCCGATGGCAATGAGAACGTCTATATCAATTACGACGGAACCGGCGGCATCCAGTTCAGCAGCTACTTCAGAAAACTGCTGTTTGCCTGGGAACTGGGAGACATCAACATACTGCTGACCGATGATATTCTTCCCGAGAGCCGGCTTCAGATCTGGCGCAGCGTTCAGGAGCGTGTCAACCGCATCACGCCCTTCCTGACACTTGATCGGGATCCCTATCTGGTGATGCAGGACGGACGCCTCTTCTGGATCCAGGACGCCTACACAACATCCTCATCCTTTCCCTATTCACAGCCGTACAACAACCGCTTTAACTATATCCGCAATTCGGTTAAAATTGTGATTGATGCATATAACGGATCTGTCGATTACTATATGATTGATGAGGAAGACCCCGTGCTGGAGGTGTACCGTTCTATTTTTCCTGATCTGTTCAAGCCCGCGTCAGAGATCCCGGCCGGCCTGGAAGAGCATTTTCGCTATCCGCAGGATCTTTTTGAAGTGCAGCTCGAAATATTCAACCGTTATCACATGACCCGTCCGCAGGTTTTTTACAACCAGGAGGATCTCTGGGAACGTCCCAATGAAAAGTACGGAGGGCGTCAGGTGATCATGGAGCCCTATTATGTACTGGCAAGGTTACCCGGTGAGGAGAAGCTTGAGTTTATGCTCATTTCGCCTCTCACTCCCGAAAACCGTGACAACATGATCTCATGGATTGCCGCAAAATCGGATCCGGGCAGTTACGGTGAGCTGGTTGTCTATCGTCTTCCAAAAGAGAGGCTGATCTATGGACCTGCACAGATCGATGCACGCATTGATCAGGATCCCGAAATCTCCAGACAGATCGCACTCTGGGATCAGCGCGGTTCGCGTGTGATCCGGGGTAACCTGATGGTAATACCGATTGAGGACTCCTTTCTTTATGTGGAGCCTGTATTTCTGCTTGCTGAAGGCGTAGATATTCCACAGCTTCAGCGGGTCATCGTATCAATTGGAGACAATATTTCCATGCAGCCCACCATTGAACAAGCCATTTTTGATATCTTTGGCCAGTCAGATGAATTTGTACTGCCGGGTGTTGAACCCATAGCTGCAGACTCCCTTACAGGCATTCAGTTGCCCGAACAGGCTGTATCAACCATAACCGCCCGGCAGCTGGAGGAGATTCAAACACTCTGGAGCGACATGCGCAGTGCACTTGAAGACGGCAACTGGACACGTTACGGTGAACTCCTGGCCGAACTGGACGAATTGATCAACAACCTTTGA
- a CDS encoding 4-phosphoerythronate dehydrogenase translates to MNVRILADKHLYHAEKMAPTSAELSFFEPANGLPADAADYDALLIRTVSRINSDTLPVAGNLSFIGTATAGFDHVDREHLERIGVRFAHSPGCNARAVAEYVLTAILRWSHIRKQTTEDLRVGVVGCGNTGSAVIDLLSAFEIGYAAYDPPRAISEPHFVSASEDELLSCNILTFHTPLTLAGPHSTFHMLSSSWLRSPFQLIINAARGGVVDERALLDAIHRGTLRDCVLDVWEHEPAFSDTVAQSAFIATPHIAGYSREAKTAATRMVLEQLCEHFSLEMPASAEPAVPDHALPVFSETPELADFLWEINKVDYYDSELRKLKEHPDAVKSDGFNRLRTSTPTRFEYATLIAHFKRHGVKNIPEEAERLIK, encoded by the coding sequence ATGAACGTACGTATACTGGCCGACAAGCACCTGTATCATGCAGAAAAAATGGCACCCACCAGTGCAGAGCTTTCCTTTTTTGAACCAGCTAACGGATTGCCTGCAGATGCGGCGGATTACGATGCATTACTGATTCGTACGGTGAGCAGGATCAATTCTGACACCCTGCCCGTTGCGGGCAACCTATCATTTATCGGAACGGCCACAGCCGGGTTCGACCACGTGGATCGGGAGCATCTGGAAAGAATCGGCGTTCGTTTTGCGCACTCTCCCGGATGTAACGCACGTGCGGTTGCCGAGTATGTTTTGACGGCAATTCTGAGATGGTCGCACATCCGTAAACAAACTACAGAAGATCTTCGTGTAGGCGTGGTGGGTTGCGGCAACACCGGCAGCGCTGTTATAGATCTGCTGTCGGCATTCGAAATAGGGTATGCAGCATACGACCCTCCCAGGGCAATATCGGAGCCCCATTTTGTCTCTGCATCAGAAGATGAGCTTCTATCGTGCAATATTCTGACATTTCACACGCCGCTTACATTAGCCGGACCACATTCCACCTTTCATATGTTAAGCAGCTCGTGGCTCCGAAGCCCCTTTCAGCTCATCATCAATGCCGCCAGGGGTGGGGTGGTAGATGAACGGGCACTTCTGGATGCGATTCACAGGGGTACTCTCAGGGATTGTGTTCTGGACGTCTGGGAACACGAACCGGCATTTTCCGACACTGTTGCACAATCGGCCTTTATTGCCACTCCCCATATAGCAGGCTATTCCCGGGAGGCTAAAACTGCTGCAACCCGAATGGTGCTCGAACAGCTCTGCGAACACTTTTCACTGGAAATGCCTGCTTCCGCAGAACCGGCCGTTCCGGACCACGCACTGCCTGTTTTTTCTGAAACTCCGGAGCTTGCCGATTTTTTATGGGAGATCAATAAGGTTGACTACTACGACAGCGAGCTCCGAAAGCTAAAGGAACATCCTGATGCCGTTAAATCTGACGGATTTAACCGCCTTCGCACATCCACACCCACACGCTTCGAGTATGCTACGCTGATTGCGCATTTTAAACGCCATGGTGTAAAGAACATTCCCGAAGAAGCAGAGCGACTGATAAAATAA
- a CDS encoding thymidine phosphorylase translates to MAGEKFNAVTLIRKKRDKGTLTSDEIRFLIRSYTEDSLPDYQMSAFLMACYLNGLNTEEAAALTKSMLHSGIVLDLNEVPGLKVDKHSTGGVGDKLSLILAPIVAACGVPVPMISGRGLGHTGGTLDKLESIPGFTVDMTLDRYREILKKHHLVLAGQTEDIAPADKRLYALRDVTATVESIPLIAGSIMSKKLAEGIDALVLDVKFGSGAFMKNKENATELARTLVNIGEEFGKETIAYLTNMDQPLGYAVGNWLEVRESIDALQGDGPEDVMEITHLLAGTMIYLGDKADSVDEGVRLSRQAVSDGSAMEKWIDIVKEQGGDAGMIMQPESYKKADYIGNVTAQSNGYITEMDTFALGMVAVELGAGRREKDDSVDPAAGFMLHKKTGDTVKQGETIAVLHTNKKNMLDAAGTSLLEAITINDSKPAPKKLITHRIDKKGVHEYAD, encoded by the coding sequence ATGGCCGGAGAAAAGTTTAATGCAGTAACATTAATTCGAAAGAAACGGGACAAGGGAACGCTTACATCCGATGAAATCCGTTTCCTGATACGCTCTTATACGGAAGATTCACTGCCCGATTATCAGATGAGCGCTTTTCTCATGGCTTGCTATCTGAACGGACTGAACACGGAAGAGGCTGCAGCGCTCACAAAATCGATGCTGCACAGCGGTATTGTACTGGATCTCAATGAAGTACCGGGTTTAAAAGTGGATAAACACTCAACGGGAGGAGTGGGTGATAAACTCAGCCTCATACTGGCACCCATCGTTGCGGCGTGCGGTGTGCCGGTGCCCATGATATCGGGACGTGGACTGGGACACACCGGCGGAACTCTTGACAAACTGGAATCCATACCCGGGTTTACGGTAGATATGACCCTTGATCGTTACAGGGAAATATTGAAGAAACACCATCTGGTACTTGCAGGCCAGACGGAGGACATCGCGCCGGCTGATAAGCGTCTTTACGCTCTGAGGGATGTTACTGCAACGGTGGAGTCCATACCGCTGATAGCGGGAAGTATTATGAGTAAAAAACTGGCAGAAGGAATCGACGCGCTGGTGCTGGATGTGAAATTTGGATCCGGCGCATTTATGAAGAATAAGGAAAATGCTACTGAACTTGCGCGTACCCTGGTTAATATCGGTGAGGAGTTTGGCAAAGAGACCATTGCCTATCTCACCAACATGGATCAGCCGCTTGGCTATGCAGTAGGCAACTGGCTGGAAGTTCGTGAGAGTATAGACGCCCTGCAGGGTGACGGACCGGAAGATGTGATGGAAATAACGCACCTGCTTGCCGGCACGATGATATATCTGGGTGATAAAGCAGATTCTGTGGATGAAGGAGTCCGTTTAAGCCGCCAGGCCGTCAGTGACGGATCTGCCATGGAGAAATGGATTGATATTGTGAAGGAGCAGGGTGGAGACGCCGGCATGATCATGCAACCTGAATCATATAAAAAAGCTGATTATATTGGCAATGTTACTGCACAAAGCAACGGCTACATTACGGAAATGGATACCTTTGCGCTGGGTATGGTGGCTGTTGAGCTGGGAGCAGGCCGCCGGGAAAAAGATGATAGCGTGGATCCGGCCGCTGGATTCATGCTTCACAAAAAAACAGGAGATACCGTGAAGCAGGGTGAAACAATTGCGGTACTCCATACGAACAAGAAGAATATGTTAGACGCAGCCGGAACATCGTTACTTGAGGCAATTACAATCAATGATTCAAAACCTGCCCCTAAAAAGTTGATTACACACCGGATTGACAAAAAAGGAGTACACGAATACGCGGATTAA
- a CDS encoding PspA/IM30 family protein, giving the protein MFQRFIRAIKSLFGGMISSMEDPKLILEQNIRELNEQIPQMNENIATVKANAVMLRKEVERYEKTIQEVTAKIKSAINADRDDLAEGYALQLEKARENLQHSRDQLKFADQAYEKALKVKKAFMREKDRKIKEAREALRASERAEWQSKVADALETFEMGGLDQTHTEMVNRLNEETARNEARMEIALESVDTETMEIEANAEKLRAQELVNQFKQEMGKSAAPEEKEKKIEVDESAGKEKEKESGKTVGRDRTKA; this is encoded by the coding sequence ATGTTTCAACGATTTATCCGAGCAATCAAATCTCTATTTGGAGGAATGATCAGTTCGATGGAAGATCCCAAACTGATTCTTGAACAGAACATTCGGGAACTGAATGAACAGATTCCCCAGATGAATGAAAATATTGCAACTGTAAAGGCCAATGCAGTTATGCTTCGGAAAGAAGTGGAGCGATATGAAAAAACCATTCAGGAAGTAACTGCAAAAATCAAGTCGGCCATCAACGCAGACAGGGATGATCTGGCCGAGGGATATGCATTGCAGCTGGAAAAGGCACGTGAAAACCTGCAGCACTCCAGGGATCAGCTTAAATTTGCCGATCAGGCCTATGAAAAGGCGCTCAAGGTGAAAAAAGCGTTTATGCGGGAGAAAGACCGTAAAATCAAGGAAGCCCGTGAGGCTCTGCGTGCCAGTGAACGTGCGGAATGGCAGTCGAAAGTGGCCGATGCACTCGAAACATTTGAAATGGGCGGTCTCGACCAGACGCACACTGAGATGGTGAATCGTCTGAATGAGGAGACGGCAAGAAATGAAGCCCGGATGGAAATTGCGCTCGAAAGCGTGGATACGGAGACCATGGAGATTGAAGCAAATGCCGAGAAACTTCGGGCACAGGAGCTGGTGAACCAATTCAAGCAGGAGATGGGCAAATCAGCTGCACCCGAAGAAAAAGAGAAGAAAATTGAGGTGGATGAGTCTGCCGGCAAGGAAAAGGAAAAAGAGTCAGGTAAAACAGTAGGGCGCGATCGAACCAAAGCGTGA
- a CDS encoding enoyl-CoA hydratase/isomerase family protein: MTPGHYETLLLDIDQDGIALLTVNRPDKLNALNSTVLSELESTVTRIREDDDVKLVILTGAGEKAFVAGADIKELNTLNSESGEELSRRGQEVFAGFENLGKPVIALVNGYALGGGAELAMACHMRIATDNAVFGLPEVGLGLIPGYGGTQRLPALIGKSKAMELILTGGQVKAGEAMSLGLVNGVYSTEQALDEAKKLASKILKNGPVAVEKAIEAVNSSDRPDGFEKEAALFGELCDTEDFKEGTSAFLDKRKPDFKGR; encoded by the coding sequence ATGACACCAGGACATTATGAAACCCTTCTGCTCGACATTGATCAGGATGGGATAGCACTGCTTACAGTGAACCGCCCCGATAAACTGAACGCACTCAACAGTACCGTTCTCAGCGAACTGGAAAGCACGGTGACCCGCATTCGGGAGGACGATGACGTTAAACTGGTAATACTTACGGGTGCAGGTGAAAAGGCGTTCGTGGCGGGTGCAGATATCAAAGAACTCAATACCCTGAACTCTGAATCAGGAGAAGAACTCTCGCGAAGGGGGCAGGAAGTTTTTGCCGGTTTTGAAAACCTGGGAAAACCTGTTATTGCACTTGTGAACGGCTATGCCCTGGGAGGGGGTGCCGAACTTGCGATGGCATGCCATATGCGGATTGCTACCGACAATGCGGTTTTTGGGCTGCCCGAGGTGGGGCTCGGACTGATACCGGGTTATGGGGGAACACAGCGTCTTCCGGCTCTGATTGGAAAATCGAAAGCCATGGAGCTTATTTTGACGGGGGGGCAGGTGAAAGCAGGAGAAGCAATGTCACTGGGTCTCGTGAACGGTGTATATTCGACTGAGCAGGCTTTGGATGAAGCCAAAAAACTTGCATCAAAAATCTTGAAAAATGGTCCCGTAGCCGTCGAAAAAGCCATCGAAGCCGTTAATTCTTCAGACAGGCCCGATGGCTTTGAAAAAGAGGCTGCGCTTTTTGGCGAATTGTGTGATACGGAAGATTTCAAAGAAGGTACTTCGGCCTTTCTTGATAAGCGAAAACCGGACTTTAAAGGACGGTAG
- a CDS encoding hemolysin family protein — MTEILIIAATVLLSGFFSGSEMAFVTANRLKVEIESRRNSLQGRSIAFFSENPSTFLTTTLVGNNIVNVLYATLMAIYLAEPIQYAYSSLFGSMPSEAVILLIQTIFASILILLFGEILPKAIFRIQADFMVRAVAIPLRILNVVLKPLIMVSNSASGVLVRLFSAGSERSDKVFRRQDVEMIFKELRDSGGGQDIDEDDSTILHNVLELSNKRVKETMVPRTEIVAVEKSTSIEDLKNTFISSGYSKVPVYQDTIDDVIGVVFAYDMFNNPSAVSEILRPVKLIPSSKKSKDLLQEFRQSNVSVAIVIDEYGGTAGMVTIEDLIEEVVGDIQDEYDKDEDVIKKISERTYVISGNVELDELEEKYPEIELNEEGEDAFETLAGYIINHIGRIPKVNEEIQIRGNKFIISKATPNRLETVKLVLGEEN; from the coding sequence ATGACCGAAATTCTTATTATAGCTGCCACTGTTCTTCTGAGCGGGTTTTTTTCAGGTTCGGAAATGGCGTTTGTTACCGCCAACAGGCTCAAGGTGGAGATTGAATCACGCAGAAACTCATTGCAGGGACGGTCTATTGCCTTTTTCAGCGAGAACCCTTCTACTTTTCTCACAACCACGCTCGTAGGCAACAACATTGTAAATGTGCTGTATGCAACGCTCATGGCCATCTACCTGGCTGAGCCGATTCAGTATGCCTACAGCTCTCTTTTTGGATCCATGCCATCGGAAGCGGTGATATTGCTTATTCAGACAATCTTTGCATCGATTCTGATCCTTCTGTTTGGTGAAATTCTTCCGAAAGCAATTTTCCGGATACAGGCTGATTTTATGGTCAGAGCAGTAGCGATCCCCCTACGGATTCTGAATGTTGTTTTAAAACCACTCATCATGGTATCCAATTCAGCCTCCGGCGTATTGGTGAGGCTGTTCAGCGCCGGAAGCGAAAGAAGCGACAAAGTATTTCGCCGCCAGGATGTGGAGATGATTTTCAAGGAACTTCGCGACAGCGGAGGAGGCCAGGATATCGATGAGGACGACTCAACCATACTTCATAACGTACTGGAACTATCGAATAAGCGTGTGAAGGAGACGATGGTGCCCAGGACCGAGATCGTAGCAGTGGAGAAAAGTACATCGATTGAAGATCTTAAGAATACATTTATCTCGTCCGGTTACTCCAAAGTACCGGTCTATCAGGATACCATTGATGATGTAATCGGGGTTGTTTTCGCATATGACATGTTCAATAACCCCTCTGCGGTTTCGGAAATACTGCGCCCTGTGAAGCTGATACCGTCCTCTAAAAAATCGAAGGACCTTCTGCAGGAATTCCGTCAAAGCAATGTATCCGTTGCCATTGTAATAGACGAGTACGGGGGTACTGCCGGCATGGTCACGATTGAGGATCTTATAGAAGAAGTTGTGGGTGATATTCAGGATGAATATGACAAGGATGAGGACGTGATTAAAAAGATATCAGAACGTACCTATGTCATTTCAGGAAATGTGGAACTGGATGAGCTGGAAGAGAAATATCCTGAGATAGAACTCAATGAAGAGGGAGAAGATGCGTTTGAAACCCTTGCAGGCTATATAATAAATCACATTGGACGAATACCGAAGGTGAACGAAGAGATTCAGATTCGCGGAAACAAATTTATCATCAGCAAGGCAACCCCCAACAGGCTTGAAACAGTAAAACTTGTTTTGGGTGAGGAAAACTGA
- a CDS encoding ATP-binding protein: MLDYYPGWAREFAKKYLSRTLNQFILHGNVHDLVPAGEGDGRNFIRLKTFLAEDFFGARDIVIFYDRSSGIYFRDEESQRDFSLALSGRDTIAGTNYSKKLPKDPVGAFSVLEQYFRIRLDQQKSVAFIVDFSETIVPANEAGSTGSEDRNALVYLLKWAHDSLFLASDFTTVLITENLSDVNRNLIQNPYSSEIRIPLPDEDERLEYLAHETDPDEFEKISDVPKPVVAQMAAGLGYLKLKSILSNARENEEKITFSSLTETKKELIEAEAYGLLEFVSTERTLDHVAGHHSVKEHLRDAVEALKNGRRDVLPMGYLVCGPVGTGKTFLVTCFSGEVGVPMVKLKNFRSQWQGVTEGNLEKILNLLRAMAPVAVMIDEADAYLGNRSASGDSGVSSRVFSQIATAMSDTSNRGRIIWFLMTARPDLMPVDLKRQGRAEEHIALFPPESEEERVELYEVMKKKTGLKMSEPYIPKAVRKGSVRYSGADMEAALTRAKFRAASAGKTEVDPDMLDEVFDDFLPPTYPEEVELQTLAAVIECTSRALLPERFRNLGRDKVLKRMEQLKKTAR, translated from the coding sequence ATGCTAGATTACTATCCGGGCTGGGCCAGGGAATTTGCTAAGAAATACCTGAGCCGTACGCTGAACCAATTTATTCTTCATGGCAATGTACACGACCTGGTACCTGCGGGTGAGGGTGACGGGCGTAATTTTATTCGTCTGAAAACATTTCTGGCCGAAGATTTCTTTGGGGCCAGAGACATCGTCATCTTTTATGATCGTTCTTCAGGAATTTATTTCAGGGATGAAGAGTCGCAGCGTGATTTCAGCCTGGCATTATCGGGAAGGGATACAATTGCGGGCACCAATTACTCCAAAAAACTTCCAAAGGATCCGGTGGGAGCATTTTCCGTGCTGGAACAGTACTTCAGGATCCGTCTCGACCAGCAGAAAAGCGTTGCTTTCATTGTAGACTTTTCGGAAACCATAGTTCCCGCCAACGAAGCTGGCAGCACGGGGAGCGAAGACAGGAATGCGCTCGTTTATCTCCTCAAATGGGCGCACGACTCACTATTTTTGGCTTCAGATTTTACCACGGTACTTATCACCGAAAATTTATCTGACGTCAACCGGAACCTCATTCAGAATCCGTACTCCTCAGAGATCAGAATACCGCTGCCCGATGAAGATGAGCGCCTCGAATATCTTGCTCATGAAACGGATCCGGATGAATTTGAAAAAATTTCCGACGTGCCTAAACCCGTTGTAGCGCAAATGGCGGCCGGACTGGGCTATCTGAAGCTGAAGAGCATTCTTTCGAATGCCAGGGAGAATGAGGAGAAAATCACGTTTTCTTCCCTTACGGAGACCAAAAAAGAGCTCATTGAAGCGGAGGCGTACGGTCTGCTTGAATTTGTGTCTACAGAGAGGACCCTTGATCACGTAGCAGGCCATCATTCTGTTAAAGAGCATCTTCGGGACGCGGTTGAGGCACTTAAGAATGGCCGCCGGGATGTTCTGCCCATGGGATACCTGGTTTGCGGACCTGTGGGCACGGGTAAAACCTTTCTGGTAACTTGCTTTTCCGGTGAGGTGGGTGTTCCGATGGTGAAACTGAAGAATTTCAGAAGCCAGTGGCAGGGTGTAACCGAAGGGAACCTGGAGAAGATTTTAAACCTGCTTCGCGCAATGGCGCCGGTTGCCGTCATGATTGATGAAGCTGATGCCTATCTGGGCAATCGAAGTGCCTCGGGCGACAGCGGTGTCTCAAGCCGTGTGTTTTCTCAGATTGCCACAGCCATGAGCGATACTTCCAACCGCGGAAGGATCATCTGGTTTTTGATGACGGCACGGCCCGACCTGATGCCGGTGGATTTAAAGCGCCAGGGCCGGGCTGAAGAGCATATTGCACTTTTTCCTCCCGAAAGCGAAGAAGAAAGGGTGGAGCTTTATGAGGTGATGAAGAAGAAAACAGGGTTAAAAATGTCTGAACCTTACATTCCGAAAGCTGTAAGGAAAGGAAGTGTCCGGTACTCCGGGGCAGACATGGAAGCTGCGCTGACGCGTGCTAAATTCCGTGCCGCTTCTGCCGGAAAAACGGAGGTTGACCCGGATATGCTCGACGAGGTGTTTGATGACTTTCTGCCGCCCACGTATCCGGAAGAGGTGGAACTTCAAACCCTTGCGGCGGTAATAGAGTGCACATCGAGGGCACTATTGCCCGAGCGTTTTCGTAATTTAGGCCGTGATAAAGTTCTGAAACGAATGGAACAGCTTAAAAAAACCGCCCGGTAA
- a CDS encoding bifunctional chorismate mutase/prephenate dehydratase — translation MSSKEEILSEIRETIDRLDETIVKALGKRQRIVQEIIAGKIEDSRDIRDPKREEVLLDKIRKMGAEEGVDPYFLEQLFREIIHHSVRYQTHALVDHQNSKSAEKTIRVAYQGTDGAFSHQAAMRHFDQRYDEVDCIGFTRFDQAAEAVVQQNADVAILPIENTTAGSINDTYDLLADKHLFIIGEEVLRIIHCLMACEKVEISHIRRVLSHPQAIAQCSRFLAGLSRCHVESYFDTAMAARKVGNEGDLSQAAIASAYAAEIYGLQILERDLANQPENYTRFVVVSREPVACDPQLNCKTSLIFATIHEKGALLKSLNMLADCGVNMSKLESRPRPGHPWQSLFYLDLEGSKDEPRLAEGLKQLERNAPFFKILGSYPVREGKW, via the coding sequence ATGTCAAGTAAAGAAGAAATACTTTCCGAAATACGCGAAACAATCGATCGCCTGGATGAAACGATTGTAAAAGCTCTTGGTAAACGACAGCGCATCGTACAGGAGATTATTGCAGGAAAGATTGAAGATTCGAGGGATATACGCGATCCCAAAAGAGAAGAGGTACTGCTCGACAAAATCAGAAAAATGGGCGCTGAAGAAGGTGTCGATCCCTATTTTCTGGAACAGCTCTTCCGGGAGATTATACACCATTCAGTCCGCTATCAGACACATGCTCTGGTTGACCATCAAAACAGCAAATCAGCTGAAAAAACAATACGTGTGGCCTACCAGGGTACAGATGGAGCGTTCAGCCATCAGGCAGCGATGCGTCATTTTGACCAGCGGTATGATGAAGTGGACTGTATCGGGTTCACGCGGTTCGATCAGGCTGCCGAAGCGGTGGTGCAGCAGAATGCGGACGTAGCGATACTCCCGATTGAAAATACCACGGCGGGATCCATCAACGATACCTACGACCTGCTCGCGGATAAACATCTTTTTATCATAGGCGAAGAGGTGCTTCGGATAATTCATTGCCTTATGGCCTGTGAAAAAGTGGAGATTTCTCACATCAGAAGGGTGCTCTCGCATCCGCAGGCGATTGCACAGTGTTCAAGATTCCTGGCCGGCCTTTCGCGGTGTCATGTAGAGTCTTATTTTGATACGGCAATGGCAGCCCGGAAAGTGGGCAATGAGGGTGATCTTTCACAGGCGGCCATAGCCAGCGCATATGCAGCAGAGATATATGGCCTTCAGATATTGGAAAGGGATTTGGCTAATCAGCCCGAAAACTATACGCGGTTTGTGGTGGTTTCGCGGGAGCCCGTAGCTTGCGATCCGCAGCTCAACTGCAAAACATCCCTGATATTTGCCACCATACATGAAAAAGGCGCACTTCTGAAAAGTTTAAATATGCTTGCCGATTGCGGTGTAAATATGAGCAAGCTTGAATCAAGGCCACGGCCCGGTCACCCATGGCAGTCGCTCTTTTATCTGGATCTTGAAGGCAGTAAAGACGAACCCCGCTTGGCTGAGGGGCTGAAACAACTTGAGAGAAACGCACCATTTTTTAAAATTCTGGGCAGCTATCCTGTCAGAGAAGGAAAATGGTGA